In a genomic window of Colius striatus isolate bColStr4 chromosome 2, bColStr4.1.hap1, whole genome shotgun sequence:
- the LOC104552187 gene encoding cullin-9 isoform X5, translating to MVNERHDGNLLVHLGAKLQASPKELLRQRRGHDGQAEYLIQWSVVSLEERAAGGGGASSSSSAETKPESISLWMSAEEVCASCPALLGTGEPAGQWGKEEKAAVPPAEASLLEMKADVGSLVRRAGRQLAEPGAPEASVLNTVHVLSAYASIGSLAGAFKETGALDLLMKMLCHEEKQIRRSAGKMLRALASHDAGSRAYVLLSLSQQDGIEQHMDFDSRYTLLELFAETISSEEHCMSFEGIHLPQIPGKLLFILVKRYLCVTSLLDQLNGGVEQGGEQPARAVPGPLLAESSRLRQEFEFSMAMANLILELVHVMGWEHSDGLEPLPQQEPRPRAAHSIFQPKPLVCATAQVPVLSSHHGPHKKQGGALLVPLSDGGGCVEQGRAEPARGMRVRLLEDYGDIRAGEEGEFLQSPSSVHTVKVLWQSGQTSWVHWHMLEIIGSGGQWEDPAAQEKEQSPSESFKVDTAVRPFPCQPFGGLYSLPYLGEQPSQAAEALSRAEWWELLFFVKKLEGQEQKEIVHLIQQEQGEQLPEADEEALIRLSVPAELARKVLQVLETRCQGSVRRDLRGSRVYSKYLLGGGAERGGGGSAAVPSERAGCGSTGPMAAPARAATDVLPVGAEPPQGPAAAAESDAWLFHELLAREGLFFPEVTEERVRALGSCEGLGERGSLARMAAVVDVIQSGSAELGLRVAGLRHITKVLEEEPEPKQQVGKAPSGPGSKSVGEKLVKATVELLSSEVAEKALVAVTLRLLAVLLAKHDWRVPFATEGGVRAVLARMRQHASSALVQQAGLAALKVLVGAAAGDAGGAGGKPLSRADAQVMREIFASIGSASHEGSSSLLSAIPAAVSTMRRVPGGSSGVQNGLLVVNMLMDGHRGLAEQLVSCDLPSVLRSCWRDGQGPGCPHMTLALGAFNRLAEHQLPLGPGPTGAEAALEPGDVRALLGSLGDGDCSKDVVVALERQLCAQGPAACDAVAQLLRDQRCFRPLLRSFRLLEAEKAVSLSILRILNKCLDGYQEDVLPWHECVEPCLSSLSTHSSDREVLQEVVGFLHRLATASKDCAVAMCRAGTREAVSKALEKQHVAPALAPALLDLLSDCEKVGGLYQQLTASILAGCIQLVLGQIEEHRRSHQPISIPFFDVFLRNLCRGSSVEVKEDKCWEKLQVSSNPHRAGKLTDRNPKTYWESNGSTGSHFITVHMQRGVVVREMSMLVASEDSSYMPAHVVVLGGDGPAAIRTELNTVTVLPSDSRVILLENMTRFWPVIQIRVKRCQQGGIDTRVRGIEVLGPKPTFWPIFKEQLCRRTFLSCSARAHAWCHEIGRDRGRLLQLFGRLNRALRHEQGFADRFLPDDEAARALGRTCWEALVTPLVQSITSPGTSCSPGPSMPWPKPRPPALSLGVPADTHGVSPLAWLLSEYLESEEPPPSPTSHGAIFSSRVRRLTQLLVHVDPGVPGPEEARAAGGKEGKSPEVPAKAAKAAAQRSGVWGIARCWRGVVQQQVRRFLEAAGRAPELVERYCGLYRRLRRATEQLFGQRAAFLLALGQGFAAALLQLPFPTALHVSERFARYLDGQIQELHGAAGGAERLQQILEPFVVFSGLELAHSFEHFYRHYLGDRLLARGPSWLEGAVVEQLGPCFPGRFPQGMLSDLAESEELQRRFELFQLQERDRRLLEPGPGPKEAPGPGCAAVPEVKVLALSPRCWPVAPLCYMDEPGRLFPAALSSPLHEFSAFCGRGRSPPGWEGSKPRRLQWTWLGWAELCFGDCVLHVSTLQMYILLRFNGAEEVAVDALLQATGLPAELLEQALAPLTHSDGVLVRSCSPGGVLRLNPTALARASGRPLRLLPQQRYLQAQRAEGSALERKRNVLCCLITRILKAEKQLHVDNLVFRVIAACQKGELGPGLQFLSFCCHNVDVLSCILHLLSQGYLRRQEERPQVLEYVSAKPTTPVGGQAQMVFQSQPPVASPDEDSINSLYGLNPSVDRSEEFLMAMLPVPMGHTLSPEEAKLLMNQTVWRVQDTLSISDDVARHLLMHCRWNVDFLIQCYVENREALLISSGLQVQDAQSPPSPGTHCPVCVSQLCPTEKPPTLCCMHYCCKPCWSEYLTTRIEQNMVVSCTCPISECRAQPTAAFICSIVSSEDIIAKYEKALLRGYVECCTNLTWCTNPQGCDQILLKDGLGYGAACSKCSWISCFHCNFPEAHYPASCSHMSQWVDDDGYYEGMTSEAQSKHLAKLISKHCPSCQAQIEKNEGCLHMTCAKCNHGFCWRCLKPWRPTHTDYYNCSAMVSKAAWQEKRFRDYNERCTFHHHAREFAMNLRNRVSSISEMPEVRTLTFVLDACKVLEQARKVLAYSCVYSYYNQDMDSMDIVEQQTESLELHTNALQILLEETLMQYQDLASSLRLLKAEHFSAGLELVRRIKERLFAILWHSTQQDFNVGLQTLADPDQRKEKLSNVPTSAPACTGTKHSVLCDSSNTDEGGEEVEDEYEPRWQEYYDDDDDLDEDNFLFDDESDDNLDCDSYFDDDDAYD from the exons ATGGTGAACGAGAGGCACGATGGCAACCTGCTGGTGCACCTGGGAGCCAAACTGCAGGCCTCTCCGAAGGAGCTGCTGCGTCAGCGGCGAGGCCACGATGGCCAAGCCGAGTACCTGATCCAGTGGAGCGTcgtcagcttggaggagagagcggcgggaggcggcggcgcctcctcctcctcctccgcaGAGACCAAGCCGGAGAGCATCTCGCTGTGGATGTCGGCGGAGGAGGTGTGCGCCAGCTGCCCGGCGCTGCTGGGCACGGGGGAGCCGGCGGGGCagtgggggaaggaggagaaggcgGCCGTCCCGCCGGCGGAAGCGTCGCTGCTGGAGATGAAGGCCGACGTCGGGAGCCTGGTGCGGCGAGCCGGGCGGCAGCTGGCCGAGCCCGGGGCGCCCGAGGCCTCCGTCCTCAACACCGTGCACGTGCTGAGCGCCTACGCCAGCATCGGCTCGCTGGCGGGCGCCTTCAAGGAGACGGGAGCCCTGGACTTGCTGATGAAGATGCTGTGCCATGAGGAGAAGCAAATCCGCCGCAGCGCCGGCAAGATGCTGCGGGCCCTGGCCTCGCACGATGCAg GGAGCCGGGCCTATGTCCTGCTGTCCCTGAGCCAGCAGGATGGCATTGAGCAGCACATGGACTTTGACAGTCGCTACACCTTGCTGGAGCTGTTTGCTGAGACAATATCCTCTGAAGAGCATTGCATGTCCTTTGAGGGGATTCACCTTCCCCAG AtccctgggaagctgctgttcATCCTGGTGAAGCGCTACCTGTGCGTCACGTCTCTCCTGGACCAGCTGAACGGTGGcgtggagcagggaggggagcagcCGGCCCGCGCCGTGCCCGGCCCGCTCCTTGCCGAGAGCAGCCGCCTGAGGCAGGAGTTTGAGTTCAGCATGGCCATGGCCAACCTCATCTTGGAGCTGGTGCACGTGATGGGCTGGGAGCACAGTGACGGGCTGGAGCCGCTGCCCCAGCAGGAGCCGCGGCCTCGCGCTGCCCATTCCATcttccagcccaagcccctggtCTGTGCTACTGCCCAGGTGCCTGTGCTCTCTTCACATCATGGTCCCCACAAAAAGCAGGGTGGTGCCCTCCTGGTCCCCTTGTCAGACGGTGGTGGCTGCGTGGAGCAGGGGCGGGCAGAGCCGGCGCGTGGCATGCGGGTGCGCTTGCTGGAGGACTACGGTGACATCCGAGCTGGGGAGGAGGGCGAGTTCCTGCAGAGCCCGAGCAGCGTGCACACAGTGAAG GTTTTATGGCAATCAGGTCAGACCTCCTGGGTGCATTGGCACATGTTGGAGATCATTGGCTCTGGAGGCCAGTGGGAAGATCCTGCTGCTCAGGAAAAAGAACAGAGTCCATCAGAAAGCTTTAAGGTAGACACAG CGGTGCGGCCGTTTCCCTGCCAGCCCTTTGGGGGGCTGTACTCTCTGCCTTACCTGGGGGAGCAGCCGAGCCAGGCCGCAGAGGCCCTGAGCCGCGCCGAGTGGTGGGAGCTGCTCTTCTTCgtgaagaagctggaagggcaGGAGCAGAAAGAGATCGTCCACCTGatccagcaggagcagggagagcag CTGCCGGAGGCGGACGAAGAAGCCCTGATCCGGCTGTCGGTGCCCGCGGAGCTGGCCCGGAAGGTGCTGCAGGTCCTGGAGACGCGGTGCCAGGGCAGCGTCCGGCGCGACCTGCGCGGTTCCCGCGTCTACAGCAAATACCTGCTGGGCGGCGGGGccgagcggggcggcgggggcagCGCGGCCGTGCCCTCGGAGCGCGCGGGCTGCGGGAGCACCGGCCCCATGGCTGCGCCGGCCCGGGCGGCCACCGACGTCCTTCCTGTGGGCGCGGAGCCGCCCCAGGGCCCTGCCGCGGCGGCCGAGTCGGATGCCTGGCTGTTCCACGAGCTCCTGGCGAGGGAAGGGCTGTTCTTCCCGGAGGTGACGGAGGAGCGGGTCAGGG CGCTGGGCAGCTGCGAGGGGCTGGGCGAGAGAGGCTCGCTGGCCAGGATGGCGGCCGTGGTGGATGTGATCCAGAGCGGCAGCGCCGAGCTGGGGCTACGCGTGGCCGGGCTCCGGCACATCACGAAGGTCCTGGAGGAGGAGCCTGAGCCCAAGCAGCAAGTTGGCAAAGCCCCGAGCGGGCCGGGGAGCAAAAGTGTCGG GGAGAAGCTGGTGAAGGCGACGgtggagctgctgagcagcGAGGTGGCGGAGAAGGCGCTGGTGGCGGTGACGCTGCGGCTGCTGGCCGTGCTGCTGGCCAAGCACGACTGGCGCGTGCCGTTCGCCACGGAGGGAGGCGTGCGGGCTGTGCTGGCCCGCATGCGGCAGCAcgcctcctctgccctggtgcagCAGGCCGGGCTGGCG GCCCTGAAGGTGCTGGTGGGAGCGGCGGCCGGCGACGCGGGAGGCGCCGGCGGGAAGCCCCTGTCTCGTGCCGACGCGCAGGTGATGCGGGAGATCTTCGCCAGCATTGGTTCTGCCTCCCACGAGGGCTCCTCGAGCCTGCTGAGTGCCATCCCCGCCGCCGTGAGCACCATGCGGAGGGTGCCAGG GGGCTCCTCGGGCGTGCAGAACGGTTTGCTGGTGGTGAACATGCTGATGGATGGGCACCGGGGCCTGGCCGAGCAGCTGGTGAGCTGCGACCTGCCCAGCGTGCTGCGGAGCTGCTGGCGGGACGGGCAGGGCCCCGGCTGCCCCCACATGACGCTGGCCCTCGGCGCCTTCAACCGCCTCGCTGAGCACCAGCTGCCCCTGGGCCCGGGGCCGACAG GCGCAGAGGCCGCGCTGGAGCCCGGGGACGTGCGGGcgctcctgggcagcctgggcgaCGGCGACTGCTCCAAGGATGTGGTGGTGGCCCTGGAGCGGCAGCTCTGCGCCCAAGGCCCCGCCGCCTGTGACGCGGTGGCCCAGCTGCTGCGGGACCAGAGGTGCTTCAGGCCGCTGCTGCGCAGcttcaggctgctggaggcagagaaGGCCGTGAGCCTGAGCATCCTCAG GATCCTGAACAAGTGCCTGGACGGTTACCAGGAGGACGTGCTGCCCTGGCACGAGTGCGTGGAGCCCTGTTTGTCCTCCCTGAGCACCCACAGCAGCGACCGGGAG GTGCTGCAAGAGGTCGTCGGCTTCCTGCACCGCCTGGCCACAGCCAGCAAGGACTGTGCGGTGGCCATGTGCCGGGCGGGCACCCGCGAGGCCGTGTCCAAGGCCCTGGAGAAGCAGCACGTGGCCCCGGCGCTGGCACCGGCCCTGCTCGACCTGCTGAGCGACTGCGAGAAGGTCGGTGGCCTCTACCAGCAGCTGACGGCGAGCATCCTGGCGGgctgcatccag CTGGTGCTGGGGCAGATCGAGGAGCACCGCCGGAGCCACCAGCCCATCAGCATCCCCTTCTTCGACGTCTTCCTGCGCAACCTGTGCCGAG GCTCCAGCGTGGAAGTGAAGGAGGACAAGTGCTGGGAGAAGCTGCAGGTCTCCTCCAACCCACACCGGGCCGGCAAGCTGACGGACAGGAACCCCAAGACCTACTGGGAGTCCAACGGCAGCACCGGCTCCCACTTCATCACCGTGCACATGCAGCGCGGCGTGGTGGTcag GGAGATGAGCATGCTGGTGGCCAGCGAGGACTCCAGCTACATGCCGGCCCAcgtggtggtgctggggggagaCGGCCCGGCTGCCATCAGAACGGAGCTCAACACG GTGACCGTCCTGCCCTCGGACAGCAGAGTGATCCTGCTGGAGAACATGACCCGCTTCTGGCCCGTCATCCAGATCCGGGTGAAGCGCTGCCAGCAG GGCGGCATCGACACGCGCGTGCGCGGCATCGAGGTGCTGGGCCCCAAGCCCACCTTCTGGCCCATCTTCAAGGAGCAGCTGTGTCGGCGCACGTTCCTGTCCTGCAGCGCCCGGGCTCACGCCTGGTGCCACGAGATCGGCCGGGACCGGGggcggctgctgcagctctttgGCAG GCTGAACCGGGCGCTGCGGCACGAGCAGGGCTTCGCCGACCGCTTCCTGCCCGACGATGAGGCGGCCCGGGCCTTGGGCAGGACGTGCTGGGAGGCGCTGGTGACTCCCTTGGTGCAGAGCATCACTAGCCCAGGTACCTCGTGCTCGCCCGGGCCGTCCATGCCATGGCCCAAGCCAAGGCCGCCTGCTCTGAGTCTGGGCGTCCCCGCAGACACCCACGGCGTCAGCCCCCTGGCCTGGCTGCTGAGCGAGTACCTGGAGAGCGAGGAGCCGCCCCCAAGCCCCACGAGCCACGGGGCCATCTTCAGCAGCCGCGTGCGGCGCCTGACGCAGCTCCTGGTGCACGTGGACCCCGGCGTCCCGGGGCCGGAGGAGGCGAGAGCAGCCG GcgggaaggagggaaagagcCCGGAGGTGCCGGCCAAGGCAGCGAAGGCGGCGGCACAGCGGAGCGGCGTGTGGGGCATCGCGCGGTGCTGGCGCGGGGTGGTGCAGCAGCAG GTGCGGCGGTTCCTggaggcggcggggcgggcgcccGAGCTGGTGGAGCGATACTGCGGGCTGTACCGGCGCCTGCGCCGTGCCACCGAGCAGCTCTTTGGGCAGCGGGCGGCCTTCCTGCTggccctgggccagggcttcgCCGcggctctgctgcagctgcccttcCCTACGGCCCTGCAT GTGAGCGAGCGGTTTGCCCGGTACCTGGACGGGCAGATCCAGGAGCTCCACGGGGCCGcgggcggcgcggagcggcTGCAGCAGATCCTGGAGCCCTTCGTCGTGTTCAGCGGCCTGGAGCTCGCCCACAGCTTCGAGCACTTCTACCG GCACTACCTGGGGGACCGGCTGCTGGCGCGAGGGCCGTCGTGGCTGGAAGGAGCCGTGGTGGAGCAGCTGGGGCCGTGCTTCCCCGGCCGCTTTCCCCAAGGGATGCTGAGTGACTTGGCCGAGTcagaggagctgcagcggcGGTTTGagctcttccagctgcaggagcgGGACAGGCGGCTGCTGGAGCCGGGCCCGGGCCCCAAGGAG GCGCCAGGGCCGGGCTGTGCGGCCGTGCCGGAGGTGAAGGTGCTGGCGCTGTCCCCGCGCTGCTGGCCCGTCGCGCCGCTCTGCTACATGGACGAGCCCGGCAGGTTGTTCCCGGCAGCGCTGAGCTCCCCCCTGCACGAGTTTTCCGCCTTCTGCGGGCGCG GTCGGAGCCCGCCGGGCTGGGAGGGCTCGAAGCCGCGGCGGCTGCAGTGGAcgtggctgggctgggccgaGCTGTGCTTCGGTGACTGCGTCCTGCACGTGTCCACGCTGCAGATGTACATCCTGCTGCGCTTCAACGGTGCCGAG GAGGTGGCCGTGGATGCCCTGCTGCAGGCCACGGGGctccctgctgagctgctggagcaggcgCTGGCTCCCCTCACCCACAGCGACGGTGTCCTGGTGcggagctgcagcccagggg GTGTGCTGCGGCTGAACCCCACGGCCCTCGCCCGCGCCTCGGGCCGgcccctgaggctgctgccccagcagcggTACCTGCAGGCACAGAGGGCCGAGGGCAGCGCcctggagaggaagaggaacGTGCTGTGCTGCCTCATCACCCGCATCCTCaaggcagagaagcagctgcaCGTGGACAACCTGGTGTTTCGG GTGATCGCTGCCTGTCAGAAGGGTGAGCTGGGGCcggggctgcagttcctcagctTCTGCTGCCACAACGTGGACGTGCTGTCCTGCATCCTGCACCTGCTGAGCCAGGGCTACCTCCGGCGCCAGGAGGAGAGGCCTCAGGTCTTGGAATACGTCTCTGCCAAACCCACAACACCTGTCGGGGGCCAGGCACAGATGGTTTTCCAGAGCCAACCCCCAGTGGCATCTCCAGATGAGGACAGCATAAACTCCCTGTACGG GTTGAATCCCAGCGTGGACAGGTCAGAGGAGTTTCTCATGGCAATGCTGCCAGTGCCGATGGGGCACACGCTCAGCCCAGAGGAGGCAAAGCTGCTCATGAACCAGACGGTATGGCGGGTCCAGGATACTCTGAGCATCTCAGATGATGTTGCTCGGCACCTCCTCATGCACTGCAGGTGGAACGTGGATTTCCTGATCCAGTGCTACGTGGAGAACCGTGAGGCCCTGCTTATCTCCTCGGGGCTGCAAGTGCAGGATGCTCAGTCCCCGCCGAGCCCAGGAACACACTGCCCGGTCTGTGTGAGTCAGCTGTGTCCCACTGAGAAGCCACCAACTCTCTGCTGCATGCACTACTGCTGCAAG CCCTGTTGGAGTGAGTATCTCACAACTCGTATCGAACAGAACATGGTTGTCAGCTGTACCTGTCCCATATCTGAGTGCCGTGCACAGCCGACTGCAGCCTTCATCTGTTCCATTGTCTCCTCTGAGGATATTATAGCCAAG TATGAAAAGGCCCTTCTCAGAGGCTACGTTGAGTGTTGCACCAACCTGACCTGGTGCACCAACCCTCAGGGCTGTGATCAGATCCTCCTTAAAGATGGACTTGGCTAtggggcagcctgttccaagtGCTCCTGGATATCCTGCTTCCACTGCAACTTCccagag GCCCATTACCCTGCTAGCTGCAGCCACATGTCTCAGTGGGTGGATGATGATGGGTACTACGAGGGAATGACAAGTGAAGCCCAAAGCAAACATCTGGCTAAACTCATTTCGAAGCACTGCCCAAGCTGCCAAGCTCAGATAGAGAAAAATGAGGGATGCCTGCA TATGACGTGTGCAAAGTGCAATCATGGCTTCTGCTGGCGTTGCCTCAAGCCCTGGAGGCCGACACATACGGACTATTACAACTGCTCTGCTATG GTGAGTAAAGCAGCTTGGCAGGAGAAGCGCTTTCGGGATTACAATGAGAGATGCACCTTTCACCATCATGCCAGG GAATTTGCCATGAACCTGAGGAACAGGGTTTCTTCCATCAGTGAGATGCCAGAAGTTAGGACTTTGACCTTTGTTCTTGATGCCTGCAAAGTGCTAGAACAGGCACGGAAG gtGCTGGCCTACTCCTGTGTGTACAGCTACTATAACCAGGACATGGACAGCATGGATATTGTGGAGCAGCAGACCGAGAGCCTGGAGCTGCACACTAACGCTCTGCAGATCCTTCTGG AGGAAACCCTGATGCAGTACCAAGACCTGGCCTCTTCTCTTCGGCTGCTCAAAGCAGAGCATTTCAGTGCTGGTCTGGAGCTGGTGCGTCGCATCAAGGAGCGTCTCTTTGCAATCCTCTGGCACTCCACACAG CAGGATTTCAATGTTGGGCTCCAGACTTTGGCAGATCCTgatcagagaaaagaaaaactctcCAATGTGCCTACTTCAGCCCCTGCCTGTACAGG GACCAAACATAGCGTCCTGTGTGACTCCTCCAACACAGATGAAGGTGGCGAAGAGGTTGAAGATGAGTATGAGCCACGGTGGCAGGAATACTATGATGATGATGACGACCTTGACGAAGACAACTTTCTGTTTGATGATGAGTCAGATGACAACCTTGATTGTGACTCCTACTTTGATGATGATGATGCCTATGACTAG